In the genome of Populus nigra chromosome 9, ddPopNigr1.1, whole genome shotgun sequence, one region contains:
- the LOC133702615 gene encoding MACPF domain-containing protein CAD1-like, with translation MNQPSKHARTNISRLMEKKMSLSSDALTTTLCNSIQALGRGFDVTSDIRLLYCKGATGSRLVHIDEEHARDLDISHGLVLPGLSFDIDCSQEKRSFERIPVCSFHEMAGLFNEKSGISERIPLGSFNGMFNFTGSWQVDAAGTKSLAMVGHFIPLYKVQIAKVNLVLREEVKRAVPYSWDPASLASFIESYGTHIVTSATIGGRDVVYIRQHQASPLSASDIENYVKDIADQRFQDSKNTSIAAPLKYKDKDVTVIFRRRGGDDLEQSHAKWAETVQLAPDVINMTFTPIVSLLEGVPGMKHLARAIELYLEYKPPIEDLQYFLDFQIAKGWAPEQNNLLRKEPVCQSLQFSLMGPKLYISPDQVTVGRKPVTGLRLSLEGSKQNRLSIHMEHLVFLPKVLQPHWDAHVAIGAPKWQGPEEQDSRWFEPIKWKNFSHVSTAPIEYADTSIGDLSGVHIVTGAQLGVWDFGAKNVLHLKLLFSKVPGCTLRRSVWDHSPSNPSSQRSNGASSSVSHEKPSSDKKEDSHAGKLAKIVDMSEMSKGPQDVPGHWLVTGAKLGVDKGKIVLRVKYSLLNY, from the exons atgaaccaACCAAGCAAGCACGCCAGAACAAATATTTCTCgtttgatggaaaaaaagatGAGCTTGAGTTCTGATGCCTTGACTACCACTCTCTGCAACTCGATTCAAGCTTTGGGTCGTGGCTTTGATGTTACATCTGATATAAGGCTTTTATATTGTAAAGGAGCTACTGGGTCCAGGTTGGTTCATATTGATGAAGAACATGCTAGGGATCTTGATATCTCTCACGGGCTTGTGCTGCCTGGTCTTTCTTTTGACATCGACTGCTCTCAAGAGAAAAGAAGCTTTGAGAGAATTCCTGTTTGCTCCTTCCATGAg ATGGCAGGACTATTCAATGAAAAGTCAGGTATATCAGAACGAATTCCTCTCGGAAGCTTTAATGGCATGTTCAACTTCACTGGCTCATGGCAAGTTGACGCAGCTGGAACAAAATCCCTTGCAATGGTTGGGCATTTCATTCCCTTGTATAAGGTTCAGATAGCCAAAGTAAACCTAGTTTTGCGTGAGGAAGTCAAGCGTGCTGTTCCTTACTCATGGGATCCTGCATCCCTGGCAAG CTTCATTGAAAGCTATGGTACCCATATTGTCACCTCTGCAACAATTGGTGGACGAGATGTTGTTTATATCAGGCAGCACCAGGCATCTCCTTTGTCAGCATCTGATATCGAGAACTACGTGAAAGACATAGCAGATCAGAGGTTTCAAGActcaaaaaatacatcaattgcTGCCCCCTTGAAATACAAGGACAAG GACGTAACAGTGATTTTTAGAAGGAGAGGAGGTGACGATCTTGAACAGAGTCATGCCAAGTGGGCAGAGACAGTGCAGTTGGCACCAGATGTGATTAACATGACGTTTACACCTATTGTGTCTCTGCTTGAAGGAGTGCCTGGAATGAAGCATTTGGCCCGGGCAATTGAGTTATACTTGGAAT ACAAGCCACCCATAGAGGATTTGCAGTATTTCTTGGATTTTCAAATTGCTAAAGGATGGGCTCCAGAGCAGAATAATCTTCTAAGAAAGGAGCCTGTTTGTCAATCTCTTCAGTTCAGTTTGATGGGTCCCAAGCTGTATATAAGCCCAGACCAG GTAACAGTTGGCCGTAAGCCAGTTACAGGTCTCAGACTTAGCCTAGAGGGCAGCAAGCAAAACAGACTTTCCATCCATATGGAGCATCTAGTGTTCCTTCCGAAAGTCCTTCAACCCCACTGGGATGCACATGTGGCCATAGGTGCTCCCAAGTGGCAAGGTCCTGAGGAGCAAGACAGCCGTTGGTTTGAGCCTATCAAGTGGAAGAACTTTTCCCATGTAAGCACCGCACCGATAGAGTATGCTGACACTTCCATCGGAGACCTATCTGGTGTTCACATTGTGACCGGGGCTCAGCTTGGTGTTTGGGATTTTGGTGCGAAAAATGTGTTACACCTAAAACTCCTATTCTCAAAAGTTCCAGGCTGTACATTAAGGAGGTCTGTATGGGACCATAGCCCCTCCAACCCTTCTTCGCAGAGAAGCAATGGTGCATCCTCTTCTGTTTCACATGAGAAACCCTCCAGTGATAAGAAAGAAGATAGCCATGCTGGCAAATTGGCAAAAATCGTCGACATGAGCGAAATGTCAAAGGGACCGCAAGATGTTCCAGGTCATTGGTTGGTAACAGGAGCTAAGCTTGGGGTTGATAAAGGAAAGATTGTTTTGCGAGTCAAGTACTCGTTATTGAATTACTGA
- the LOC133702916 gene encoding cyclic phosphodiesterase-like, whose product MEIPQGTSTPADKKHVYSVWAIPPEDVGGRLKRLMAGLASEFGGPQFEPHITVVGAIGLTEQDALEKFHSACDGLQAYTATVDRVATGTFFYQCVYLLLHPMPEVVEASAHCSGHFGYKSSTPYMPHLSLLYGDLTDDEKKEAQEKANILDESISGVSFPITRLALWKTDTEDLTLKSWEKIAECSLSPK is encoded by the exons ATGGAAATCCCCCAAGGAACATCAACGCCTGCTGACAAAAAGCACGTTTATTCGGTGTGGGCAATTCCACCAGAAGATGTGGGGGGCAGGCTGAAGAGGTTGATGGCCGGACTCGCATCAGAGTTTGGTGGGCCCCAGTTCGAGCCACACATTACGGTTGTGGGGGCCATTGGTTTAACGGAGCAAGATGCTTTGGAGAAGTTTCATTCTGCTTGTGATGGGCTGCAGGCATATACTGCTACTGTTGATCGTGTGGCTACGGGGACTTTCTTTTATCAGTGTGTTTATTTGCTACTTCACCCAATGCCtgag gtggtGGAAGCTAGTGCACATTGTAGTGGACATTTTGGGTACAAGAGTTCTACTC CTTACATGCCCCATCTCAGTCTCCTTTATGGTGATCTGACGGATGATGAGAAGAAAGAGGCTCAAGAAAAAGCTAATATTCTTGATGAGAGCATTAGCGGTGTAAGCTTTCCAATAACTCGCCTTGCATTGTGGAAAACAGATACGGAGGACTTGACTCTGAAATCATGGGAGAAGATTGCCGAATGCAGCCTCAGCCCAAAATAA